Sequence from the Rutidosis leptorrhynchoides isolate AG116_Rl617_1_P2 unplaced genomic scaffold, CSIRO_AGI_Rlap_v1 contig312, whole genome shotgun sequence genome:
GGTCATGTctgtatagaagaacaagttgcCATGTTTCTATTCGTATTAGCGCACCACTACAAAATGGATAGTGTTGGCCTTCAGTTCATGAGATCTTCTGAAACTGTGAGCAGATCATTCCATAATGTTTTGAAAGTTGTTTGTCGATTGCATATGAAACTGCTTGAAAAGCCTCATGCAGTTGAAGACAACTGCTTAGACAATAGATGGAAATGGTTCAAAGGTTGTATCGGGACTCTAGATGGTACTTACTTAAATGTTAGAGTAAGAGCTGAGGATATAACTCGTTATAGGACTCGCAAAGGGCATATTGTTACTAATGTGTTGGGTGTGTGCGCACAAAATATGAATGTCATCTTGGTCTACCTTGGTTGGAAAGGATCTGCTTCCGACTCGAAGTTTTTGCGTGACGCACTACAGAAAGAAGGAGGTCTACGTGTGCCAACAGGTAATTCTTGTCTTAGATATATGTGTAGAAAACATGATGTGTTAGATTCTAAGTATATGTTTGTTTATATTAATGACTTGCATTTGATTCCAAAACATGGTAAAACTTGTGTTCTGATTTGTAGTTTGTAATCATGTCTTTAGTAAAATTTGTGCGAGTGATGATTTGTAGTTTGTAATAAGTACTTGGTTAAACTTGACAAAACTTGTCTTCTGTTTTGTATTTCTAGTTTGTCATAATAACTTTATAATTGTGAACTATTCtaacttgtattgtatttaataaaaaGTAGTGTTCTACTACTCATCAACATGTAGATAGATAGATATTAAGAAGAGTTTCATAAGAACATGATAAAGTTTCATGTCATAGGCATGTTCACAAAAGATATCATTTACTACAACAACAAAGATAAACTACATCTATTTATCCACAACTAGTTTCAATTTGTCAATAAAATTGGCCAGGCCTCAACTTCATCATTCAAATCTTTCACTTGCTGCTTCAATTTGACATTTGTGGAATTCATCATACATTTTTTTCCCATTCCTTGCACAAATTAGGATCGTCAATCCAAACTATATTTTTTTTCCATTCCCATTTTTGATTGATTTGTCCGTAAGAAGGTAATAAATATCAAGAAGGAGATTGAAATAGGAAGTTCATGGATAAATGGGTTATTATGTTTCTAATATGATGAATGAATCATTTGATCCAAATACTAGATAGGATTCAAGACTTAAATCCTATCGATTCAATACTACCATCCAAACATAATTACTTTTTTTTAATCTTAAGTTCGAATCCTAATTTGGTGCTAATCCTAAACCCGTCCCGAATCCCATAAAACCCATCCGTCCATCCAAACGGACTCATAGAGTGCATCATGATACTTCTATGGACCAGATTGATTCACACAAAGACGGAGAGAATATGGGATATATTTTTTccttaattttataattataatcataatccaaATTTCAAGACAACTGCACATATCATAGAAGAAAAACGTTGAGGAGAAAGAATAAATATGAAGAACAATCATAATTCGACACGTGGCATGAAAAGTATACAATTCCTACTTCCttattgatttatttatttattccaaTTTTGTGCCCCCCTTTTTAATTTATCATCGTTAATTCACTTGGCTTTGATTATACATCACTTGCACTTGTGCAGAATCAGACACGGTGACGCCCCTAAATCTGACTAGGCGACATCAAACCTATCGACTCACCCACACCgtttattatt
This genomic interval carries:
- the LOC139882829 gene encoding uncharacterized protein, which encodes MNLPTFEKLFRKLKVVGLKENGHVCIEEQVAMFLFVLAHHYKMDSVGLQFMRSSETVSRSFHNVLKVVCRLHMKLLEKPHAVEDNCLDNRWKWFKGCIGTLDGTYLNVRVRAEDITRYRTRKGHIVTNVLGVCAQNMNVILVYLGWKGSASDSKFLRDALQKEGGLRVPT